Proteins from a genomic interval of Corvus moneduloides isolate bCorMon1 chromosome 6, bCorMon1.pri, whole genome shotgun sequence:
- the NAA30 gene encoding N-alpha-acetyltransferase 30, producing MAEVPPGPSSVLSPQGDTLSPFPGGGGGGGAASSSSSSATSYAAAAAACTGAQDEEAEEEEEEEGPAGGREQQQQRGGGGGGSDGGKGGSQHRHHHRHHHPPHHNHQLNGLISPELRHLRASLKGKILGSEAGAAPEGLENKRASKTMGSGQQQSSPPTAAPCSSPHANHLPPQGRTAPSPPPSPPAKGDRSQPAATTTTAAAKTAARNGLAGETGLEEEEQEEGDEGGEEEEESLQLLSGSLAAACSLKGSGTDCQPEEDLTIRYVQYESELQMPDIMRLITKDLSEPYSIYTYRYFIHNWPQLCFLAMVGEECVGAIVCKLDMHKKMFRRGYIAMLAVDSKYRRKGIGTNLVKKAIYAMVEGDCDEVVLETEITNKSALKLYENLGFVRDKRLFRYYLNGVDALRLKLWLR from the exons ATGGCCGAGGTACCGCCGGGGCCTAGCAGCGTCCTGTCCCCGCAGGGGGACACGCTCTCCCCCTTCcccggaggaggaggaggagggggggctgcttcctcctcctcctcctctgccacctcctatgccgccgccgccgccgcctgcaCCGGCGCCCAGGACGAGGAGGccgaagaggaggaggaagaggagggaccCGCGGGCGGacgggagcagcagcagcagcgaggaggaggaggaggaggcagcgaCGGCGGCAAGGGGGGCTCGCAGCACCGCCACCACCATCGCCACCACCACCCCCCGCACCACAACCACCAGCTCAACGGCCTCATCAGCCCCGAGCTGCGGCACCTGCGGGCCTCCCTCAAGGGCAAGATCCTCGGCTCGGAGGCAGGGGCGGCCCCCGAGGGGCTGGAGAACAAGCGAGCCAGCAAAACAATGGGCTCCGGACAGCAGCAGTCGTCGCCCCCCACCGCAGCGCCCTGCTCGTCCCCCCACGCCAAccacctccctccccagggaaggactgcaccctctcctcctccttctcccccagctAAAGGGGACAGGAGCCAGCCTGCTGCCACAACCACGACTGCTGCTGCTAAGACTGCAGCCCGCAATGGGCTGGCAGGAGAGACTGGcttggaggaggaagagcaggaggagggggatgaaggaggggaggaggaggaggagtccCTGCAGCTACTCTCCGGGTCCTTAGCAGCAGCCTGCAGTTTGAAAGGCTCGGGAACGGACTGTCAGCCCGAGGAGGACCTAACGATACGATACGTCCAGTATGAGTCAGAGCTGCAGATGCCCGATATCATGAGACTGATCACCAAAGATCTGTCTGAACCCTACTCCATTTACACATATAGGTATTTTATCCACAACTGGCCACAACTTTGCTTTTTG GCCATGGTAGGTGAGGAGTGTGTAGGTGCCATCGTCTGCAAGCTGGATATGCACAAAAAGATGTTCCGCAGAGGTTATATAGCCATGTTAGCAGTGGATTccaaatacagaagaaaaggaattg GTACAAACTTGGTTAAGAAAGCTATTTATGCTATGGTTGAAGGAGATTGTGATGAG GTTGTATTGGAAACAGAAATCACAAATAAGTCTGCTTTGAAACTTTATGAAAACCTTGGTTTTGTGCGAGACAAGAGGCTGTTCAGATACTATTTAAATGGAGTGGATGCACTGCGTCTGAAACTATGGCTGCGTTAG